In Acidaminococcus fermentans DSM 20731, one genomic interval encodes:
- a CDS encoding metallophosphoesterase family protein → MQNKKKVFLTALCTLAACVLPLLPLDKPVQARRYERIVVCSDIHYGSKTREPELRARKIANKKAAVRDINGWEDVDLCVFTGDMVQKTGSPADYKLARELTDRVKKPKEFLAGNHEVIYHRDLSSTGRLVPADPYERGLHLQTYEKTFGPLYHSRKLGQYFLVFLSPDTLESKYAVELSKEQLAWLEKELKDHRQEPTLIFCHAPITGTLIPGSKLDTPRNYAQPAKKLHQLLTENPQVLLWVSGHTHTSPKNPSFNNPVNKIPGTEILDVHNPTWDGKQIWTNSLYLYPEKIEIRTYSHKKHQWLPQMDRTIPVPGEMRKGV, encoded by the coding sequence ATGCAAAACAAAAAGAAGGTGTTTCTCACGGCCCTGTGCACCCTGGCGGCCTGTGTGCTGCCCCTCCTGCCTCTGGACAAGCCGGTCCAGGCCCGGCGCTATGAACGGATCGTGGTGTGCAGTGACATCCATTACGGCAGCAAAACCCGGGAACCGGAACTCCGGGCCCGGAAAATCGCAAACAAAAAAGCAGCCGTCCGGGACATCAACGGCTGGGAGGATGTGGACCTGTGCGTCTTTACCGGGGATATGGTCCAGAAAACCGGCAGCCCGGCTGACTACAAACTGGCCCGGGAACTGACGGACCGGGTGAAAAAGCCCAAGGAATTCCTGGCCGGGAACCATGAAGTCATCTATCACCGGGATCTGTCCAGCACCGGCAGGCTGGTACCGGCGGATCCTTATGAACGGGGGCTCCACCTCCAGACCTACGAGAAGACATTCGGTCCCCTGTACCATTCCCGGAAGCTGGGCCAGTACTTCCTGGTATTCCTGTCCCCGGACACCCTGGAAAGCAAATATGCCGTGGAGCTGTCCAAGGAACAGCTAGCCTGGCTGGAAAAGGAACTGAAGGACCACCGGCAGGAACCCACCCTGATCTTCTGCCATGCCCCCATCACCGGCACCCTGATCCCCGGCAGCAAACTGGATACGCCCCGGAATTACGCCCAGCCGGCCAAAAAGCTCCACCAACTGCTGACGGAAAATCCCCAGGTGCTGCTGTGGGTATCCGGCCACACCCATACATCTCCCAAGAACCCCAGTTTCAACAACCCGGTGAACAAAATCCCCGGCACGGAAATCCTGGATGTGCACAACCCCACCTGGGACGGAAAGCAGATATGGACCAATTCCCTGTATCTGTACCCGGAAAAAATCGAAATCCGCACCTACAGCCACAAAAAACACCAGTGGCTGCCCCAGATGGACCGTACGATACCGGTTCCAGGAGAAATGAGGAAGGGGGTGTGA